The following are from one region of the Candidatus Brocadiia bacterium genome:
- a CDS encoding EamA family transporter — translation MPVKVIVFLGIAILGWGIAAVIDKLALKQGEPLIGLTVRAAAILFMLITAIIINGKTKELVSFVQNDMRSVVLFSLSGLLSGFIAMLAYYAALQLAPASKVVPISSIYPLVTALLGIFLLKEYMSIIQMAGVLLVVAGVYLIQFKIN, via the coding sequence ATGCCTGTAAAAGTAATTGTTTTCCTGGGCATCGCTATTTTAGGCTGGGGAATTGCCGCGGTTATCGATAAACTGGCCTTAAAGCAGGGCGAACCGCTGATCGGGCTGACCGTCCGGGCGGCGGCCATCCTTTTTATGTTAATTACGGCCATTATCATAAACGGCAAGACCAAAGAACTCGTCTCGTTCGTCCAGAATGACATGCGCTCGGTGGTTTTATTTTCATTGAGCGGATTACTGTCCGGGTTCATCGCCATGCTGGCATATTACGCCGCCTTACAGCTGGCGCCGGCCAGTAAAGTGGTCCCCATAAGCTCAATCTACCCGCTGGTGACAGCCTTACTGGGAATATTTCTTCTTAAGGAATATATGTCCATCATCCAAATGGCCGGCGTTTTACTGGTTGTGGCCGGCGTATATCTCATCCAGTTCAAAATCAATTAA
- a CDS encoding DUF4147 domain-containing protein, with amino-acid sequence MVSLSNIKFDVKAVFAAALRSANPYNATLKHLARNGPILQIEKYQYNLDRIRSVYVFGAGKAALLMALATEKILGRYLTGGIVCIPDNYPKKPAPDKIKVRSSAHPIPDKQSLQWAIDIKEMLGNPASNDLVIYLASGGGSSLLTIPAAGSTLKDVQQLTGLLLKSGADIREMNTVRKHIDMFKGGWLALYAHPASLITLVLSDVVGDEMNMVSSGPTLPDSSTFKDVYNILVKYDIWTKTPYSISERILFGMKDAALETPKPKDKYFFNARPILVGSNSLALSSARTKAKSLGYETIILPQAVTGEARIAASVNAEQTIKLAKSRTKPLFIISGGETAVTVKGNGTGGRNQEYALAFALRMKKLNFHNFICLSCSTDGIDNVKETAGAMVDDSSVDKAVAKGLNPFKLLKGNDSYHFHKAIGSLVKTGPTGTNVNDIQITAVW; translated from the coding sequence ATGGTTTCGTTATCAAATATCAAATTTGATGTCAAGGCCGTCTTTGCCGCGGCCCTGAGATCCGCCAATCCTTACAATGCCACCCTTAAACACCTGGCCAGGAACGGCCCAATTCTACAAATCGAAAAATACCAATATAACCTGGATAGGATTCGAAGTGTTTATGTCTTCGGCGCGGGCAAGGCCGCCCTATTGATGGCCCTGGCAACGGAGAAAATACTGGGCCGCTACTTGACCGGCGGTATAGTCTGCATCCCGGATAATTACCCGAAAAAACCGGCCCCAGATAAAATCAAGGTGCGCAGCTCAGCCCATCCCATCCCTGATAAGCAAAGCCTGCAATGGGCTATTGATATCAAAGAAATGCTCGGCAACCCGGCATCAAATGACTTGGTTATCTACCTTGCTTCAGGCGGCGGCTCGTCTTTGCTCACTATTCCGGCCGCCGGCAGCACATTAAAGGACGTACAGCAATTAACCGGCTTGCTCCTTAAATCCGGAGCCGATATCCGCGAAATGAATACCGTTCGCAAACATATCGATATGTTTAAGGGCGGCTGGCTGGCTCTTTATGCCCATCCGGCATCCCTGATTACCCTGGTTTTATCCGATGTCGTCGGCGATGAAATGAATATGGTCTCTTCCGGCCCGACCCTGCCCGACTCATCCACATTCAAGGACGTTTATAATATCCTCGTAAAATACGACATCTGGACTAAAACACCATATTCCATAAGCGAAAGAATCCTATTCGGAATGAAAGACGCCGCATTAGAAACCCCCAAACCGAAAGACAAGTATTTCTTCAACGCCAGGCCAATCCTTGTCGGTTCAAACAGCCTGGCTTTATCATCCGCCCGAACCAAGGCAAAATCACTCGGTTATGAGACTATTATTCTGCCTCAAGCTGTTACTGGCGAGGCGCGCATCGCGGCAAGTGTTAATGCTGAACAAACAATTAAACTGGCAAAATCAAGGACCAAACCATTGTTCATCATTTCCGGCGGAGAAACCGCCGTCACCGTCAAGGGTAACGGCACCGGCGGCCGTAACCAGGAATACGCCTTAGCCTTCGCCCTCCGGATGAAAAAGCTTAACTTCCATAACTTCATCTGCCTGAGCTGCAGCACGGACGGAATAGATAATGTAAAAGAAACTGCCGGAGCGATGGTTGACGACTCATCCGTCGACAAAGCTGTCGCTAAAGGATTGAATCCGTTTAAATTACTGAAAGGTAACGATTCCTACCATTTCCACAAGGCTATCGGCTCGCTTGTTAAAACCGGCCCGACCGGCACCAATGTGAACGATATCCAGATTACGGCTGTTTGGTAA
- a CDS encoding OFA family MFS transporter, with product MPEEKVMNRYLVVVGAVLIQLALGAIYAWSVFTSPLKEAGWSNSDTQYVFSAGLAFFAVVMVLAGRLMPKIGPRKLAISGGIVLGLGYLFGGLVGGISKPLVILFIGVIGGSGIGLAYVVPIAVCMRWFPDKKGLITGIAVAGFGFGAMLWVKLASEWGGLIATYGLSNTFAIYGVIFFVMVIIGGIWMVFPPAGWKPAGWEPPAPQAGKACGAVDFSCSEMLKTGQFFMIFIIFVFSAGAGLMTIGLMKLFPTKALMAQSGMSEAAAKAVAGTAMAVFYSLANGLGRIVWGIISDKIGRKLSIIIMTTTQGIFMILFQWFAGTTGLLYLGATMIGFNFGGNFSLFPTICADTFGAKYIGQNYGWVFLAYGIGGIFGPILGGKLGDLGNFPLAFTICGVLCLAAAGISAMLKPPIKKEAIAS from the coding sequence ATGCCCGAAGAAAAAGTAATGAATCGTTATTTGGTGGTTGTCGGCGCGGTGCTTATTCAATTAGCCTTGGGCGCCATATACGCCTGGTCGGTTTTTACCTCGCCGCTCAAAGAAGCCGGTTGGTCTAATTCCGACACGCAATATGTGTTTTCGGCCGGCTTGGCCTTCTTCGCCGTTGTCATGGTGTTGGCCGGACGCCTTATGCCCAAGATTGGTCCGCGCAAGCTGGCTATCTCCGGCGGTATTGTCCTTGGATTAGGTTACCTCTTCGGCGGTTTGGTCGGAGGAATAAGCAAACCTCTCGTCATTCTTTTTATCGGCGTTATCGGCGGCAGCGGCATCGGATTAGCCTATGTCGTGCCTATTGCCGTATGTATGCGTTGGTTCCCGGACAAGAAAGGGCTCATTACCGGCATCGCCGTGGCCGGATTCGGATTCGGCGCCATGCTATGGGTTAAGCTGGCCAGTGAATGGGGCGGTCTGATTGCCACCTATGGATTGAGCAATACCTTTGCTATTTACGGCGTTATTTTCTTCGTTATGGTAATTATCGGCGGTATCTGGATGGTCTTTCCGCCGGCAGGCTGGAAACCGGCCGGATGGGAACCACCAGCTCCCCAGGCGGGCAAGGCCTGCGGCGCAGTTGATTTTTCCTGCAGCGAGATGCTCAAAACCGGCCAATTCTTTATGATATTCATCATTTTCGTATTCAGCGCCGGAGCCGGTCTTATGACCATCGGGCTGATGAAGTTGTTCCCGACAAAAGCGCTTATGGCACAGTCGGGTATGAGTGAAGCCGCCGCTAAAGCCGTGGCCGGTACAGCTATGGCGGTTTTTTATTCATTAGCCAACGGATTGGGCCGTATTGTCTGGGGCATCATTTCCGATAAAATAGGGCGCAAACTCTCGATAATTATCATGACCACCACACAAGGCATATTTATGATTCTTTTCCAATGGTTTGCCGGAACAACCGGGTTATTATATCTGGGCGCCACCATGATCGGTTTCAATTTCGGCGGTAACTTCTCATTATTTCCGACTATCTGCGCGGATACCTTCGGTGCTAAATATATCGGCCAAAATTACGGCTGGGTATTCTTAGCTTACGGCATCGGCGGGATTTTTGGGCCTATCCTGGGCGGGAAACTCGGCGACCTTGGTAATTTCCCGCTGGCCTTTACTATTTGCGGTGTTCTCTGCTTGGCCGCTGCCGGTATATCTGCAATGCTTAAACCACCCATTAAAAAGGAAGCCATAGCCTCTTAA
- a CDS encoding flavodoxin family protein, translating to MKITALYGSPRAGGNTDILMDEFLRGVLAVAPDADIKRLHVRDLNIYPCTECNACFKTGDCVFDDDMTGIYGRLLESDMVVLAAPVFFYGLPSQLKALVDRTQALWARKHILKQDLGRKRAGFFISAGGTKGQSLFDGVKLTAKYFFDAINVEYKGERFYQSIDNKGDIRKHPTALPDVFESGKSMADSTEP from the coding sequence ATGAAAATAACAGCTTTGTACGGGAGCCCGCGGGCCGGCGGCAATACGGATATTTTGATGGACGAATTCCTCCGGGGCGTGCTGGCGGTTGCGCCGGATGCGGATATAAAAAGACTACACGTCCGTGATTTGAACATATATCCCTGCACCGAATGCAATGCCTGCTTTAAAACGGGTGATTGTGTCTTTGATGATGATATGACCGGGATTTACGGCCGGCTTTTGGAGTCCGATATGGTGGTTTTGGCGGCGCCGGTATTCTTTTACGGCCTGCCGTCACAGCTGAAGGCGTTGGTTGACCGGACCCAGGCGCTTTGGGCGCGTAAGCATATCCTCAAACAAGACTTGGGCCGGAAGCGAGCCGGGTTCTTTATCTCGGCGGGCGGCACCAAGGGTCAGTCGCTTTTTGACGGCGTCAAGCTTACGGCGAAGTATTTCTTTGATGCGATTAACGTTGAATATAAGGGTGAACGTTTCTATCAAAGCATAGACAACAAGGGTGATATCAGGAAGCATCCCACCGCTCTGCCGGATGTCTTTGAGTCCGGCAAATCAATGGCCGATTCAACCGAGCCATAA
- a CDS encoding ferritin family protein, which yields MSYFFNAEEIFHVAIGIEQNGEEFYLAMSKQAGDKKTQDVCRRLSAEEHSHRLMFERLLNEFLSKKGSFLELKELSEDDLNYIKSLSDSNVFIRPGYLKEASGNIKTAPDVVNLALDFEKDSILFFIQMKKFTRPEWGRPELDKLIAQEQEHIRLLTALLKELG from the coding sequence ATGAGTTACTTTTTCAATGCCGAGGAAATATTCCACGTGGCCATAGGCATCGAACAAAACGGCGAGGAATTCTACCTGGCTATGTCCAAACAGGCCGGAGATAAGAAGACCCAGGACGTCTGCCGCAGGCTGTCCGCCGAAGAACACTCTCACCGCCTGATGTTCGAACGCCTGCTTAATGAGTTCCTCAGCAAGAAAGGCTCCTTCCTCGAATTAAAGGAGCTCTCCGAAGATGACCTGAACTATATCAAATCCCTGTCCGACTCCAACGTTTTCATCCGCCCGGGCTATCTTAAGGAAGCGTCCGGAAACATAAAAACGGCCCCGGACGTGGTTAATCTGGCCCTCGACTTCGAAAAAGATTCCATACTCTTCTTTATCCAGATGAAAAAGTTCACCCGCCCCGAATGGGGCCGGCCGGAACTCGACAAACTTATAGCACAGGAGCAGGAGCATATCCGACTCCTGACCGCTCTGTTAAAAGAGCTTGGTTAA
- a CDS encoding CsgG/HfaB family protein, which translates to MKKHVLSGLVAGLALSFIAGCGSSSVSSSYTKDTTPVTQYTPPPVNIQVKRIAILPFKDKTTNSPIKGDVGSMAVDQLTTLLVNTGRFSVIERERLDAVLQEQGLAGKGMLDPATAAQVGKILGAELVFTGSITNWEVREAKEGTFVLLGGSSARTIDIDLALDGRIINTTTSEIMFADSGEIKRQEKVTATAVLSGSPGAYVKLDQSVAGKQLRLGLDDMLSKIIPKVDAKFSR; encoded by the coding sequence ATGAAAAAACATGTTTTAAGCGGACTGGTCGCGGGACTGGCTTTAAGCTTTATCGCGGGTTGCGGTTCTTCCAGCGTCTCTTCCTCATACACCAAGGACACCACCCCGGTGACCCAATACACCCCGCCGCCGGTTAACATCCAGGTCAAACGCATCGCCATCCTGCCCTTCAAGGACAAGACCACCAACAGCCCCATCAAGGGCGACGTCGGCAGTATGGCCGTCGACCAGCTCACCACCCTGCTGGTCAACACCGGCCGCTTTTCCGTAATCGAAAGGGAGCGCCTTGACGCCGTCCTCCAGGAACAGGGTCTGGCCGGCAAAGGCATGCTTGACCCCGCTACCGCCGCCCAGGTCGGTAAAATCCTCGGCGCCGAACTGGTCTTCACCGGCTCAATCACTAACTGGGAAGTCCGCGAGGCCAAAGAAGGCACCTTTGTCCTGCTCGGCGGCAGTTCCGCAAGAACCATCGATATCGACCTGGCCCTGGACGGCCGTATCATCAATACCACCACCAGCGAAATAATGTTCGCCGACTCCGGCGAAATCAAACGCCAGGAAAAAGTCACCGCCACAGCCGTCCTGAGCGGCTCACCCGGCGCCTATGTCAAACTGGACCAGTCCGTGGCCGGCAAACAGCTCCGGCTCGGCCTGGATGATATGCTTTCCAAAATTATTCCCAAGGTCGACGCGAAATTCTCCAGGTGA
- a CDS encoding CsgG/HfaB family protein: MAKLTHYALTLCLLAPVLLGCASTSTSTGYTDDDSKCGIYPPPPVNFAKKRLAVIPLSDKTSQKFTKTNLGSQAVDIGTTLLLATERFTLVEREKMDALLAEQKLVGIVDPATAAKAGKILGADLIFTGAVTDFEIKRSKRGNHIGIPSIGKMPAFNLGKEVQIMEISMAVDGRIVETETARVIFADSGEIKREEKAEGWHFGLYDGGGYSQTGSIKIDESAAGKQLRFALDNLIQKMVPKIDAFYTAQPEPATDKTRTKRIKELLIQFSSEGMEDHTYAARTMVEMEAVPDMIKLLEDADPDVRSLSAWALGELRAKEAAPAITKLLEDPEPKVREAAREGLRLLEQKPAPVQETLEETEKTN, encoded by the coding sequence ATGGCTAAGTTAACTCATTACGCCCTGACCCTGTGCCTGCTGGCCCCGGTCCTGCTGGGCTGCGCCTCGACCTCGACCAGCACCGGCTATACCGATGATGACAGCAAATGCGGCATCTACCCCCCGCCGCCGGTCAACTTCGCCAAGAAACGGCTGGCCGTCATACCCCTGAGCGATAAGACCAGCCAGAAGTTCACCAAGACCAACCTCGGCTCCCAGGCCGTTGACATCGGCACCACCCTGCTCCTGGCCACAGAACGGTTCACCCTGGTCGAGCGCGAGAAAATGGACGCCCTGCTGGCCGAGCAAAAGCTGGTCGGCATCGTCGACCCGGCCACGGCCGCCAAGGCCGGCAAAATCCTGGGCGCCGACCTGATATTCACCGGCGCCGTCACCGACTTCGAAATCAAACGCTCCAAACGCGGCAACCATATCGGCATCCCCAGCATCGGCAAGATGCCCGCCTTCAACCTGGGCAAGGAAGTCCAGATAATGGAAATCTCAATGGCCGTTGACGGCCGCATCGTCGAAACCGAAACGGCCCGGGTCATCTTCGCCGACTCAGGCGAAATAAAGCGCGAGGAAAAAGCCGAGGGCTGGCATTTCGGACTGTATGATGGCGGCGGTTATTCCCAGACCGGTTCCATCAAGATTGACGAATCAGCCGCCGGCAAACAGCTCCGCTTCGCGCTCGATAACCTCATCCAGAAAATGGTGCCCAAGATAGACGCATTTTACACGGCCCAACCGGAACCGGCGACTGACAAAACCCGTACTAAACGCATAAAAGAATTACTCATCCAATTCTCTAGCGAAGGCATGGAAGACCACACCTATGCCGCCAGAACCATGGTCGAGATGGAAGCGGTCCCGGATATGATAAAACTGCTGGAAGACGCCGACCCGGATGTCCGCTCACTGTCAGCCTGGGCGCTGGGCGAACTAAGGGCCAAAGAAGCAGCCCCGGCCATCACCAAGCTTTTAGAAGACCCTGAGCCAAAAGTCCGCGAGGCCGCCAGGGAAGGACTACGGTTATTAGAACAGAAACCCGCACCGGTCCAGGAAACACTAGAGGAGACGGAAAAAACCAATTAA